From the Chitinolyticbacter meiyuanensis genome, one window contains:
- a CDS encoding HPP family protein: MLTRRRDRILASVGACIGMLVTAWACQLTTASNTPWFIAPMGASAVLLFAVPASPLAQPWSLIGGNLLSALIGVTCAQWITSPILASGCAVAFSIAAMHQFRCIHPPSGAVALTAVLGGEPIHQLGYAFVLHPVLQNSLFLVVVAIFYNNIVRRPYPHKVHPPATHKTTDPPPIERSGITREDLHAALEKQGELYDINEEDLQEILLQAQLQAHRRRFGELTCRDFMAKDVVFVNANDPTQIAYDKLREHKVSALPVLGNEKQLVGIVTLHDLFAAYDRISLTATKVWQIMTGHVVIAKASDPITSLVEPFSNGGLHHMPVLDETGGVVGMVTQSDLVAAMFQEQLELTSNNVGMRSN, from the coding sequence ATGCTGACGCGTCGACGGGACCGGATCCTGGCGAGCGTCGGCGCATGCATCGGCATGCTAGTTACAGCGTGGGCTTGCCAGCTTACGACCGCCTCAAATACGCCTTGGTTTATCGCGCCAATGGGGGCGTCGGCGGTACTTTTATTCGCAGTTCCCGCAAGCCCGTTGGCACAGCCTTGGTCGCTGATCGGGGGTAATCTGTTGTCTGCCCTAATCGGGGTCACTTGCGCACAGTGGATTACCAGCCCGATTTTGGCATCAGGCTGCGCAGTCGCTTTCTCGATCGCAGCGATGCACCAGTTCCGCTGCATTCACCCTCCAAGCGGCGCAGTAGCACTTACGGCAGTCTTGGGGGGCGAGCCCATTCACCAATTGGGCTACGCATTTGTTCTGCACCCCGTGCTTCAGAATTCGTTGTTTTTGGTCGTCGTTGCAATCTTCTACAACAACATCGTTCGTCGGCCTTACCCACATAAAGTGCACCCGCCGGCCACGCACAAGACAACAGATCCTCCCCCGATCGAACGATCAGGCATAACACGAGAAGATCTGCATGCGGCACTCGAAAAACAGGGAGAGCTATACGACATCAACGAAGAGGATTTGCAAGAAATTCTATTGCAAGCGCAGCTGCAGGCGCATCGCCGCAGGTTTGGCGAGTTAACCTGCCGTGACTTTATGGCGAAAGACGTGGTCTTCGTGAATGCCAATGATCCGACTCAAATCGCATATGACAAGCTACGAGAGCATAAAGTCTCTGCGCTGCCTGTATTGGGTAATGAAAAGCAACTTGTGGGTATTGTCACGCTGCATGATTTGTTTGCTGCCTACGACCGCATCAGCCTGACGGCAACCAAGGTATGGCAAATCATGACCGGCCATGTCGTTATCGCAAAGGCAAGTGACCCGATTACTTCACTGGTCGAGCCATTCTCGAATGGTGGGCTCCACCACATGCCGGTGCTGGATGAAACAGGCGGCGTAGTAGGAATGGTTACCCAATCCGACCTTGTTGCTGCGATGTTTCAAGAGCAGCTGGAGCTCACATCAAATAACGTCGGCATGCGTAGCAATTGA
- a CDS encoding sugar phosphate isomerase/epimerase family protein: MRLACTTRPYADLDLPRSCDAIAVAGFTDIGLFPTLQPSGQHAVPVRASTTAAQLMAVRSALNGAGLHASLLLALPDEPPTSATAADAYPHLIDQAASLGVRYLLDLGCAAPAQYNAYRQLLMSVAPHAEAAGIVILIKHHGGIFDTTANMLAFQRQVASPSLQLAFDPGNVLYYSNGQDDSVSSFVEARDIFAAVFVKDCRQVNNQPDVAINAGDGNANWPELIHQLGDRAFDMPLYLEGVGGTNAQERNENVVLSHLRLKEWLQLSTQARAYEAGGCSGNGASSAAISSSAR; encoded by the coding sequence ATGCGCCTCGCTTGCACCACACGCCCCTACGCCGACTTGGATTTACCCCGCTCCTGTGATGCGATTGCCGTGGCAGGCTTTACCGATATCGGCCTGTTTCCCACACTGCAGCCCAGTGGGCAGCACGCTGTGCCGGTGCGTGCATCCACGACTGCAGCTCAACTCATGGCCGTCCGCAGTGCGCTAAATGGCGCCGGCCTGCATGCTTCGCTGTTGCTGGCGTTGCCCGACGAGCCACCCACTTCCGCAACCGCAGCCGATGCCTACCCTCATCTGATCGATCAGGCCGCAAGTCTGGGCGTACGATACCTGCTCGATTTGGGCTGCGCTGCCCCCGCCCAATACAATGCCTATCGCCAGTTGCTCATGTCTGTGGCGCCTCATGCGGAAGCAGCAGGTATCGTCATCCTCATCAAGCACCACGGTGGCATTTTTGATACCACCGCCAACATGCTTGCATTTCAACGGCAGGTCGCCAGTCCATCACTACAGCTCGCGTTCGACCCCGGCAACGTGCTGTATTACAGCAACGGGCAAGACGATTCGGTCTCGAGTTTTGTCGAAGCTCGAGATATCTTCGCCGCAGTGTTTGTCAAAGATTGCCGGCAGGTAAACAACCAGCCGGATGTGGCTATCAATGCCGGTGATGGCAACGCCAACTGGCCCGAGCTCATCCATCAACTCGGCGATCGTGCTTTCGACATGCCGCTCTACCTTGAAGGTGTGGGCGGCACCAATGCGCAAGAGCGCAATGAAAATGTCGTCCTTTCACACCTGCGACTAAAGGAATGGCTGCAGCTAAGCACCCAAGCGCGCGCCTACGAGGCTGGTGGCTGTTCGGGGAACGGCGCAAGCAGCGCGGCGATTTCTTCTTCCGCAAGATGA
- a CDS encoding MarR family winged helix-turn-helix transcriptional regulator has protein sequence MISSYLISIVVGSALQTLMPHTFWTALLAALLVLALLAALKFHHFPATLVLLPLVSGETKIDALESTTLPFLLFINLFIVATLAWFISRPCTAHKKTPLLDVPTKSYQSVSTLTQASSMSEQNLSKAQYEALSEFRYQLRRFIHFSESAAKAAGVTPLQYLLMLHIRGFPGKDWATVGELAERLQLQHHGTVALVTRCEEAGLIKRQKSEADRRSVEIHLEPKGLELLSQLASLHELELQSLRDTFQVARITAFNDADGVDSERLKSE, from the coding sequence TTGATCAGTAGCTATCTGATTTCCATCGTCGTGGGTTCGGCCCTACAAACCCTGATGCCCCATACCTTTTGGACAGCGCTGCTGGCCGCTCTACTTGTTCTGGCACTGTTGGCGGCGCTGAAGTTTCATCACTTTCCTGCAACGCTTGTGCTACTTCCGTTGGTTTCAGGCGAAACCAAGATCGATGCGCTGGAAAGTACAACGTTGCCCTTCCTGCTTTTCATCAACTTATTCATCGTGGCTACCCTTGCCTGGTTTATTTCGCGACCGTGCACCGCACACAAAAAAACGCCGCTGCTTGATGTCCCCACAAAAAGCTACCAATCCGTAAGCACACTCACTCAAGCATCTTCTATGTCTGAACAAAACCTGAGCAAGGCCCAATACGAAGCCCTTTCTGAATTCCGCTATCAACTTCGTCGCTTCATCCACTTTAGCGAATCAGCAGCCAAAGCTGCGGGGGTAACGCCTCTGCAGTACTTGCTCATGCTGCATATACGCGGCTTCCCAGGCAAGGATTGGGCAACGGTAGGCGAGTTGGCGGAACGTCTTCAGCTGCAACACCATGGGACTGTCGCTTTAGTGACACGTTGCGAAGAAGCTGGATTAATCAAGCGGCAGAAAAGCGAGGCAGATCGGCGGTCAGTTGAGATTCATCTGGAACCCAAAGGGTTGGAACTACTCTCTCAGCTTGCTTCACTTCATGAGCTGGAACTGCAGTCTCTTCGAGATACATTCCAGGTGGCACGTATCACTGCATTCAATGATGCAGATGGTGTGGATTCAGAACGATTGAAGTCAGAGTAA
- a CDS encoding LysE family translocator: MVSEFFLAALSFGLAAGLKPGPLGIIVIQQTLSKGLPAGVRASLAPLATDGPIIVAALWLLTQFKQIDLFTVMLGLVGGAYLIWLSTKMLRVDKISLSNKLNAQGSLATAIKVNLLNPGPYLFWFTVGGSYIIRGNAWESTAFVVTAIGTLILSKMFVALLAAQFFSALEGRGYLLAMKLLALVLAGFGVLTIADSLAIGLR; this comes from the coding sequence ATGGTGAGCGAGTTTTTCTTGGCAGCTCTTTCTTTCGGGCTCGCTGCTGGCCTGAAGCCTGGCCCGCTCGGCATCATCGTGATTCAGCAAACGCTGTCCAAAGGGCTGCCGGCCGGGGTGCGCGCCAGCTTGGCGCCACTGGCGACTGACGGGCCAATCATCGTAGCAGCACTGTGGCTGCTCACTCAGTTCAAGCAGATCGATCTGTTCACGGTGATGCTAGGGCTGGTCGGTGGTGCCTACCTGATCTGGCTGTCGACCAAGATGCTCCGCGTCGACAAGATCTCGCTCTCTAACAAGCTCAATGCGCAAGGTTCGCTTGCGACCGCCATCAAGGTGAACCTCTTGAACCCGGGGCCGTATCTGTTCTGGTTCACGGTGGGTGGAAGCTACATCATCCGCGGCAATGCTTGGGAGAGCACCGCGTTTGTCGTGACGGCCATCGGCACGTTGATTTTGTCCAAAATGTTCGTCGCTCTCTTGGCCGCGCAGTTTTTCTCTGCGCTGGAGGGGCGTGGATATCTGTTGGCGATGAAGTTGCTGGCGCTGGTTTTGGCCGGCTTTGGTGTGCTCACAATCGCCGACTCGCTCGCAATAGGTCTACGCTGA